GTGCAGGCGGAGATCCTCAACCTGCTGACGGACCTGCGGCGCGAGCGGGGCCTCACCTACGTGATGGTCAGCCACGACCTGTCGGTCGTCGGTCACATGACGGAGAAGGTGGCGGTGATGAAAGGCGGCGAGATCGTCGAGGTGATGGACGTCGCCGCGATGCGGGCGATGACGCCGAGCCATCCCTACACGCGCCACCTCCTGGAGGCGTCGCTCGGCTACAAGCGGGCCGGCTGAGCGCCCGCCCCACCGGGGCGGCCGCTGACGTGGCGGCGCGAGGAAACGCGCCGCCGCGTTCCCCCTCGGATCGTGGAACCCCGCGCCAGACAATAAGCTGAAAGATGCGCCGGCGGCAGTGTTCGAGCGCCGCGTGACGTGGACCGCCCGAGAGGGAGGCGAGGATTTCCCACGCCGCCGAGGCTCAGATGGCGGTCAGCGTCCAGTCGACGATTTCGAGGGCGGCCTGGCGGGCGGCGGCGTTCATGCCCTCCGCCGCACTCTCCACGTCGTCGCTGCCGATCGGCACGGCGGCGTCGAAGACGCGGGTCCGCAGGACGCGGCCGTCCGAATCGTTCAGGAGTTTCACCGCGACTTCGACCCGCGCGCGATTGCCTTGGTAGGTCTCCACCTGGAACGCACGGACCTCGGTCACGACCTGATAGTTGATCAGGAGGCTCTGCCCCGGCAGGCCCACGGCGTGGACCCGGCCGGAGTTCTCGAACGTGTCGAGCAGGATGCGCTGCAGCACCTTCGGCGCCGCGTCCTGGTAGGCCACCTTCGGATAGTAGGCGAGCGTGAGCGCGGTCGGCTTGACCGCGATCTTCGCCGTCGAGAGCGCCTCCAGCGCACGGGGCTCCGGCACCAGGATCTGCGCCGTGGTGCCGCTGGCCACCGCCGGATTGGGCAGCGCCGTCAGTTCGTAGATCGCCTCGACCTTATCGCCCCCGGCACACCCGATGAGGGCGAGCACGAGCGCCAGCGAAGCAACAGCGCGTACTCTCCTCATCGGCGCTGCGGCGAATACCGCGGAGCGTTGTCACCACCGAAGATGATGCGGCTTGGGTCTCGGTCAAAACTCGACACGGCACTCTCGATGGATCTCAAGGTACTACGACCTTGATTGATGAGGGCCCTCAGATCGTCAAGGCCGCTCTGGCTGAACCTCGAAAGGCCGTTAGCGATTTGGCCAGCGCGTGGCGCAAATGCAGCAGCAACCTGCTCAATCGAGGCCGTTGCCTCATTCACACCATTGAAGACCCGCTGCACCTCGCCGCCCAGGACGGCGTTCGCACGGTCGACCAGCGTGCCGAGCTTGTTGGACGCGTTCTCGACGTTGACCGAGATCCGCTTCACCCGGTCGAGCACCTCCTGCACGAGGCCGTTCTCGCCGTCGGCCCCGTCGAGCGACTGAGTGATCTGCTCGGCCGACTGGACCACGTCGTCGATGGCCTTGCCGATGGCGTCGGTGCGGGACCCGACCGCCGTCGCCACCTTCTGCGCGTTGTCGAGGATGCCGTTGATCGCGCTCGTGTTGATGGAGGCGACCGTGTCGGCGACCCCGTTGGCCGCGCGCGAGACGGACTGGACGATGCCGTCGATCGACGGCGCCTGGTCCCGCAGCGCCCC
The window above is part of the Acuticoccus sediminis genome. Proteins encoded here:
- a CDS encoding ABC-type transport auxiliary lipoprotein family protein, which codes for MRRVRAVASLALVLALIGCAGGDKVEAIYELTALPNPAVASGTTAQILVPEPRALEALSTAKIAVKPTALTLAYYPKVAYQDAAPKVLQRILLDTFENSGRVHAVGLPGQSLLINYQVVTEVRAFQVETYQGNRARVEVAVKLLNDSDGRVLRTRVFDAAVPIGSDDVESAAEGMNAAARQAALEIVDWTLTAI